TAAAGTTGGTAACTGCTTCGGTGACAATACGACGGATACCATCAGGTGTCAAAAGTGATACGGCAGCTATGGTTTCATCGTTTCCTGGATTGACAACACTGACACTAAGTGCAGCAGCGATCGCACTAATGACAATAACAGCAAGACAAAAGATAAAAAATAGCGTCAGCGGATCGGGAAGTTTATTTCCTACGGCTTCAATAAATGCCAGAGACTTACTGATCCAACCTGGTTTTTGAGGAGGACTAGTTTGTTCTGGTTGATGCATATGATGACTCATTTTGGTTGGTAATTGCTAATTGGTAGCTGGTAATTGGTCAAGATTTGGGATTATTCATTGTGGTCGGTCATTATAATTGTTGAATATTGCCTATGTCCCATTACCCATTACCCATTACCCAATCACACCTCAAACAACTTGACTACTTTTGGCGATTCGCTTGAAGTTATACATCCCAAAGACAAGCCAAAACGCTAGAATACCAGTTGTCAGCAGTAGCACCGGAACAGGACCAAACTGGGCGATTAACAGTGGTGCAGCTGCAGTAAATAAGCCTCCACCGACGATTGGTTCAAATAATAGTTGCTTGTACGCAAAACTTTCAAAAGCACCAGAACGATTATCGGGATCAACCATCCGCAGCAAAACTAAACCTGTTGCAGTAACACCCATTGATTGTCCTAAATCTCCGATACCGCGCTCAAACCAAAATGTAGGAAGAATACGCGGTCCGAGGTAAATAAATGCTAGAACGTTCCATGCGATACCAGCTACTGACAAAATTAGGAATGGACCAATGTTGCTACCTAAGACTGCTAGAGAGATTGAAGCAAGTGCGGTTACAATTGTGACATCTAATGCAACTCCGCCAATGCGCTCAATTAATGGACGACTAATGAGATATCCGCGTCCTGTACGTTCTAAAAGTAGCTGCACTATGAGTCCGCCAATGAGTGCAATCGGAAACAAGGGTACGTAAGAAAATAATTCAACTCCTGCACGTCCCCAGGTAATTGATTCAATAAAGATCAGTGCTTGTAAAATTAGCCAACCAATTGCGATCGCAAGCCCTACAAAGCTTAAGTTTAATGATAGGGGATCAATAAGTAAGTCGCGCATTAATCGGGCACGGGCAACTCGAATTGTTTGATCTTCATTCGGGCGATCGTGAGAATCAAAGCTTCCCGCTTCAGGATCTTCACTACGCACAACTTGAATTCGTCCTGTTTTTCTCGCCCAGTCTGCAAGCATTGTACCAGCGACAATACCAGAAACAATTCCCACAGTAGCTAAGCCCAATGCTAAATCAGGCCCAACTGTAAATCCCAAGTTATTGAAAGTTTCTGCCATTCCAGCTGCCGTTCCGTGTCCGCCTTCAAAGCCGACTTCAATTAACGATGCAGCGATCGGACTCATACCAAAGACGGGAGTCAGTACTAAAATGGCGAGTAGAAGCCCTACTACGTACTGTCCCCAAGCCAGTGTTTGTCCAAAAGCCACCTGTGGCGAGGCTTTGCGCCAAATATCTCTTGGACTGGGAATCAATTCTCCAATAAAAAGCGTTGCAAACACAACATTGATAAAAACGCTGGGAGATTGCGACCACACGTTGCGGATAGTTTCTGGAAATAAGCCTTGGGCAAATGGAACTTCTGATCCTGCAACTGTAGCTGCGATCGCACCTAAAACTTGTGGACCTAAAAGTAAGGCAATAACTCCTGAAACAATAGAACTTGGTAGATAGAGATCTCGCAAGAATTTGATCCGCTGTCGGACAAATCTACCGACCAAGACTAACAGCGCAATTGTAATAAAAGCAAAGAAAACATCAATAAGTTGAAACATAGCACCCATCCCTACAAACGCAATATAGGCGTTTGCTTGTTGTATAAGTTAGGCGTTTGCAGCAAGTTTACACTCTAAAGGTGTCACTAACGCAAGTAATTGAAAATTTTGTAACCTTGTTAAGATAAATGTGTTGTATTTCCAGATACAAAGTGAGCAACTATTATTTAATAGCTAAAAAAATAGTTTAAATTGTGTTAATGTAAATTTTCTTGATAGTTTGATTGATATTAATGCTCTGCAGGTATATTTTACAAATTAGTTACCAAAAACTAAGTCGGAGGTTTTGCGTTTATTAAAAGGTTTTGAAGCTCTTTATTATTACTAAAGTCATTAATAATATATTGAACTCCTTTACTTGCTAAAGCTTTACCAACACCAATAAAGGGAAGCTTTAGATTAATTGCTGCTTTAACATCCCAAGTTCCATCTCCAATAAATATAGTTTTTTGAAAAGTGTCAATTTTATAATGTTTTTTCGATCTCAATATAGCTATTTTTATGATATCTTCTCTAGAAAGACTATCATCTGATGAAGAAAGAGGAAGATTATTAAAATCTATACCAGCTTTTTGTAGTTTAAATTTTGCAGAATCTTGCCATCCTCCAGTTGCAATAGCAATATGATATTCAAGCTGTTGTAACTTGCTTATTACACTTGTTGCACCTGGTACTGGATTAAACAAATCAGAATTTTGTGTTGCTTGATTCAACAAATCAATAAAACGTCTTTTCAGTCTCAATACTTCCTCTTTGGATGGAAAACGTCCTAGCTGCTTTTGAAAGATTTGCTGAGTGATTCCGGTATCTGTACTATGTGTATAGTCTTGCCAATTTTGATTTATGTGAAGTATGTTAAATTCTTCATAAAAGGCACGAACAAAGCAATCAGCATCGACTTTATTTGTATCGGTCAGCGTGCCATCAATATCAAAAATTACCAATTGCATATTTGACAATAAACCATAATAGAGGATGCAAAGAAAAGAATGAAGAAAGCTTATTCTTAAGACATAAGACTAACAATTTCTAGGGGAAAGGCAAAAGTGCCGTCTTGATTAGGCTGAAAATTAAGTACTTGAAACACAGCATCAAGATTTAAAGCACTATAAATATGTGGAAATAGTTCATCTTGTTGTGCTCCTTCGTAACGGATTTCTGCTTGAACTTTATCAGAATCAATACAAAGTAAAACTAATCCTTGTTGATTTCTAAAAAATGTATTGGCTACGCTGATAACTTGCTGTGGAGTAGAACAGTGAATAAAACCTTCTGATTCTAGGGTGTTGCTGCGATAAATTCCAATTTTTTGTGCAGTTTCCCATTGAGCGCGTTGCGTGATGTGTAAAATAAGGTTCATAATGAGTTTAATGTTAAGCTTAATAGCCTACTATCGCTCTACAGACAATAATAAGCCAGGAAAGTGGGTGGAAATAAAGTGTATAGTAATATCGTCTCCGTTTAAATAGCCAGAAGATCGACATCGTTACACTTTTATAAGTATTTAGTTACTAGTCACTAGTAAATAGCCACCTTGAACCATTATTTTTATCATCAATCAACCGGATTTGATATAACTAGTAATTAAGAATAGTAATTGGTTATTGGCAAAAATCTTGATTACTCATTTCAAGCTTAAGTTATCTCAAAACTCAACATTCAAAACTTTTTAAGATGGTTTAACCACAGGTAACAAAACTTGTGAAGGGCGATCGCCGCCACAATGAACTGTTAAAGTAACAATCTGTGAATCCATCAACCGCGTACTAGCCATTGGTGAACCTGTCCCAGGATTAATGGGATACGCTGGAAAACACGCTGCACTCAAACTTAGGCGCAGGGCATTACCTTTAGCGATTCTGACGCACGTTGGTTGTAAGATAACCTGTAAAGGCGATCGCATCTCATTTACGTGTAAATAACCTTGCGTTAAGTTATAAACTTTACCATCAGTACAAACTTCAGAAAGTACCGCACATAGGTCATGGTGGGGAGTATCAGCATCACACCATACTTCTACTGCAACATCACCCGCAAAATGCAGATCAGATTCTAGTGGTGCTGTTGTATAAGTTAGAACATCAGAGCGCCGATCTATATGCGATCGCTCAAATGAGCCTGCAGGAAGCGCGGCGTGACCTCCAAGTGATGGAACTGGTCGCCAGGGGTCGTGAACTATAACATCGGACGGACACAATTGTGCATAAATCGTGGTTAGCTTGCCTTCATCTTCGCGGACACTTGCTAGCCCACTACTTGACAAATAATACAACTTATACGTTGCCTTGTGCCAGTCGTTAAACTTACGCCATTGGTTACTGCCCATTTCAAATAAACACACTGGCGGTTCTTGCGATAATCCTCGATCAATACCTTTGAGAAACTGATCGAACCACCTAACTTGCAAGCGATCGACAGGATTTAAAGCTTCGGTGCCAAAATCAACATCGCCTACTTTGCGACTCCAAGGCAGATGTGCCCAAGGTCCTACGAGTAACTGTTGACGATATGCGCTACGGGCGGCAAAATCTTTATACAGGTGGAGTGTACCGCGCATATAAGTATCAAACCAGCCACCGATATGAAACATCGGTAGATCAACATTTTGCAGGTATTTCTTGGGTGAAATATCTTCCCAGTAACTATCTGGTTGCGAATGTTCTAACCATTCATGGTAAAAGGCATTCGGTGCAAGTTTGCGCAAGCATTCATTGAGGCTGGGAACAGGATCGTATAGTGGTATATTCTGAGCTGCTGCATAAAGTGTATGATGGGCAGCAGCATCGCCTTGTAATCGCGCAGTTTCCGCTGCTAATTGAATCGCCCAACCCAGATTTGTTTGTAAACAAAACGCGCCACCCTCGTATACCCAATCACTATACAAATCATAAGCAATCATTGCCGGACAAATTGTTTTTAATGCTGGGGGTTTTGCGGCGGCGGCGTATAACTGCGTCATTCCCTGGTAAGAAAAGCCATACATTCCTACTTTGCCATTGCTACCAGGTAAATCGGCTACCCAGTTTACGGCGTCTTCACCGTCTTCGATTTCGTTAACGAATAACTTGAATTCGCCTTGTGATGTACCTCGTCCGCGTACGTCTTGAATCACTACAATATAGCCATGAGCAGCATACCAGCTAGGATGTGCGTAAACTACTGTAGATGCGATCGCCCTCCCATACGGCTGTCGCATCAATAATACGGGAAATTCTCCTTCAGCATCAGGACGATAAATATCTGCATCTAACCGCACTCCATCACGAGTCAGCATTGATGCACTTTCTTTGGGATGCACCGTTAACATAATACTGGTGCAGGTAAGCGACGCAAAACAGCTAAATCCTCCTCATCTAATTCTACTGGCGTACCACTACGAATTAACTCGGCAAAGTCTTCATTCGGTACCATGATACACAATGCATATAGCCGAGTCGAACCTGTATTTTCAATCATGTGTGTCCCTGTAGGAGGAACTAACAAGCTATCTCCTGCTTGAATTGATACCGTCTTGCCATCACAAATAGCACATCCTTCTCCGGATAAAATGAAAAACATTTCGACTGCCATTTGATGGCGATTTGGTGGTGTTTTGCCTCCAATGTCAAAAATTTCTACACAAATTGTTAGCGAGATATTTGCAGTAGCAGTATCAAAGACAATTGCTAATTTATTCGTGTCACCAGGACTAATCTTAAAAGCTTGATAGTCTTGAGGCGACTTGGCAACGGGGATCATACAGCGAGTTGTGTCCATATGCTAATTGCTAGTTACTAGCGCATTAAGGATAGCGTCATTATCAGTAACAAAACCAAAACACTGCTTGACGTTATAAATTGTTGCTTGCCAGCAGTATTCTGGAGAAGTTGTTGCGGTACAGTCTTTTACTAATACACAGTCATATCCTAAAAAATTGGCATCTTGCAAGGTTACTAAAACACATTGATCGGCGTTTACTCCTGCAAATAGCAGTGTAGTTTTACCCAAGTTACGCAGGATGCTATCAAGCGGTGTATCCCAAAACCCACTCATCCGATATTTATCAACACGAATGTCTTGTGGTAACTGTTTTAGTTCGTCTACAACAGCCGCTGACCAACTTCCTGCCATTAATACTCTAGCGCCATTACTCGGTAAAGGATCGCCTAGCCCAATACCATCACCTGTGGGATTATAGACGTGTCGCACACTTGCACTGATATTGAGTAAGTCAGGACGATTTCCCCAATTTATCCAAACCACTGGTACACCGCTATGACGCAATACTCGAAGGAGTGTGTTAATCGGATCGATAGGCGATCGCGCAGGAGTAACATCGACACCAATGTGTGCTAGCCAACCGTCAGGATGACAAAAGTCATTTTGCATATCAATGACTAAAATCGCGGTTTTAGCTAAGTCGAGGTGTAGAATTTTTGTTTCTGTTTTAAGAGTGATAATTTGGGGTGCTGATGGCGGACGAGTAATATCGGCGATCGCTTCATCTACTGCCCAAGCATTTGGCGGAATTCCTAAGGTTCTTAAAGGTTGATTCATAAATTTCAACTTTCGTTTTTTTTCTATTGTCTTAAGTTACTTTGAGTTAAGTTTAAGTATTAATTTTTACGGTTATATAGATGAAGAAAATGATATTTTGATTGAACCACATTGGCGTAGCCTTCCCGCAGGGTAGGACACAAAGAACGCAAAGGAAGAGATAAATTTAGAGCAGAGTTTGAGAAGAATCTATATTAATGAAATACTTTAAAATTAAGTGTTAAGCAATATATAACTATTTAAGGTTAATTTTGTGAGTTTTACGATTAAAAATGTTTTAGTTCCTGCTCATGGTGATTATGATACTGTAGATGTGCAAATAGAAGGCGATCGCATTGCCAAAATTGCGCCTGATTTAGATGTTGTCGGTACAGTTATTGATGGTAACAATAAATTACTACTACCTGGTTTCGTAAATGCTCACACCCATTCTTCGGAAATGTGGCAGCGAGGTTTGATTCCGCCCGTACCATTAGAATTGTGGATTGCAGAACTTTATGATTTCGCACCTCTCGATCCTGAACAAGTTTACTTAAGTGCGCTGGGAACTGCAGTAGAAACACTACTATCGGGTGGAACGAGTGTTGTCGATCACTTGGTATTAATTCCTGGAAAAGAAATTGACACAATCGCTGCTGCGGTTAAAGCTTACCAAGAAATTGGAATTAGGGCATTTATTGGACCATTAATTCAAGATGAGGCTTTAGCAAGTGGAATTCCTAATGGCGAATTGCAGCGCGAGGATACACCCTATTTTCGTTCGACTGAAGCAACGCTGGAATTGATGCAAGAAGCTGTCAGACAGTTTCATCGTCCTGAGGCGGGCGTGCATATTTTAGTTGCACCGACAGGAATTCAACTGTGTTCGGATGCACTGTTTGCTGGATGTATTGAATTAAGCGATCGCCATAATCTTTGTCGTCACGCTCATTTGTTGGAGACGAAAGCACAGAAACAGCTAGCACAAGAAAAGTATGG
The DNA window shown above is from Gloeocapsopsis sp. IPPAS B-1203 and carries:
- a CDS encoding DUF952 domain-containing protein; the encoded protein is MNLILHITQRAQWETAQKIGIYRSNTLESEGFIHCSTPQQVISVANTFFRNQQGLVLLCIDSDKVQAEIRYEGAQQDELFPHIYSALNLDAVFQVLNFQPNQDGTFAFPLEIVSLMS
- a CDS encoding cysteine hydrolase family protein, which produces MNQPLRTLGIPPNAWAVDEAIADITRPPSAPQIITLKTETKILHLDLAKTAILVIDMQNDFCHPDGWLAHIGVDVTPARSPIDPINTLLRVLRHSGVPVVWINWGNRPDLLNISASVRHVYNPTGDGIGLGDPLPSNGARVLMAGSWSAAVVDELKQLPQDIRVDKYRMSGFWDTPLDSILRNLGKTTLLFAGVNADQCVLVTLQDANFLGYDCVLVKDCTATTSPEYCWQATIYNVKQCFGFVTDNDAILNALVTSN
- a CDS encoding sodium/glutamate symporter; this encodes MFQLIDVFFAFITIALLVLVGRFVRQRIKFLRDLYLPSSIVSGVIALLLGPQVLGAIAATVAGSEVPFAQGLFPETIRNVWSQSPSVFINVVFATLFIGELIPSPRDIWRKASPQVAFGQTLAWGQYVVGLLLAILVLTPVFGMSPIAASLIEVGFEGGHGTAAGMAETFNNLGFTVGPDLALGLATVGIVSGIVAGTMLADWARKTGRIQVVRSEDPEAGSFDSHDRPNEDQTIRVARARLMRDLLIDPLSLNLSFVGLAIAIGWLILQALIFIESITWGRAGVELFSYVPLFPIALIGGLIVQLLLERTGRGYLISRPLIERIGGVALDVTIVTALASISLAVLGSNIGPFLILSVAGIAWNVLAFIYLGPRILPTFWFERGIGDLGQSMGVTATGLVLLRMVDPDNRSGAFESFAYKQLLFEPIVGGGLFTAAAPLLIAQFGPVPVLLLTTGILAFWLVFGMYNFKRIAKSSQVV
- a CDS encoding amidohydrolase; amino-acid sequence: MSFTIKNVLVPAHGDYDTVDVQIEGDRIAKIAPDLDVVGTVIDGNNKLLLPGFVNAHTHSSEMWQRGLIPPVPLELWIAELYDFAPLDPEQVYLSALGTAVETLLSGGTSVVDHLVLIPGKEIDTIAAAVKAYQEIGIRAFIGPLIQDEALASGIPNGELQREDTPYFRSTEATLELMQEAVRQFHRPEAGVHILVAPTGIQLCSDALFAGCIELSDRHNLCRHAHLLETKAQKQLAQEKYGCSAVEHLQRIGYLSDRTSLAHCVWLSDADIAILSETQSTVVHNPLSNLRLGSGIAPILKYRQAGVNVSFGCDGSASNDSQDLLEAIKIGSMLHNITDFDYRHWITPRQAVEMAAFGGAKGLNMAEESGSLTEGKKADLVVYDLTSLSLLPRTDPIGLLILGRPTQAVNSVWVNGKQIVANGEVATINVDELRQNLFERSQWDFHRQSKTVGEIEAHYREVMGLGLAKEYS
- a CDS encoding CocE/NonD family hydrolase, translated to MLTVHPKESASMLTRDGVRLDADIYRPDAEGEFPVLLMRQPYGRAIASTVVYAHPSWYAAHGYIVVIQDVRGRGTSQGEFKLFVNEIEDGEDAVNWVADLPGSNGKVGMYGFSYQGMTQLYAAAAKPPALKTICPAMIAYDLYSDWVYEGGAFCLQTNLGWAIQLAAETARLQGDAAAHHTLYAAAQNIPLYDPVPSLNECLRKLAPNAFYHEWLEHSQPDSYWEDISPKKYLQNVDLPMFHIGGWFDTYMRGTLHLYKDFAARSAYRQQLLVGPWAHLPWSRKVGDVDFGTEALNPVDRLQVRWFDQFLKGIDRGLSQEPPVCLFEMGSNQWRKFNDWHKATYKLYYLSSSGLASVREDEGKLTTIYAQLCPSDVIVHDPWRPVPSLGGHAALPAGSFERSHIDRRSDVLTYTTAPLESDLHFAGDVAVEVWCDADTPHHDLCAVLSEVCTDGKVYNLTQGYLHVNEMRSPLQVILQPTCVRIAKGNALRLSLSAACFPAYPINPGTGSPMASTRLMDSQIVTLTVHCGGDRPSQVLLPVVKPS
- a CDS encoding cupin domain-containing protein; the encoded protein is MDTTRCMIPVAKSPQDYQAFKISPGDTNKLAIVFDTATANISLTICVEIFDIGGKTPPNRHQMAVEMFFILSGEGCAICDGKTVSIQAGDSLLVPPTGTHMIENTGSTRLYALCIMVPNEDFAELIRSGTPVELDEEDLAVLRRLPAPVLC
- a CDS encoding HAD hydrolase-like protein — protein: MQLVIFDIDGTLTDTNKVDADCFVRAFYEEFNILHINQNWQDYTHSTDTGITQQIFQKQLGRFPSKEEVLRLKRRFIDLLNQATQNSDLFNPVPGATSVISKLQQLEYHIAIATGGWQDSAKFKLQKAGIDFNNLPLSSSDDSLSREDIIKIAILRSKKHYKIDTFQKTIFIGDGTWDVKAAINLKLPFIGVGKALASKGVQYIINDFSNNKELQNLLINAKPPT